Proteins encoded by one window of Govania unica:
- a CDS encoding tyrosine recombinase XerC, which produces MARTRALITAGLDPALYAPEVIRLVDGWLQNLDSERRLSPHTLDGYGREITTFLRFLNQHLGGPVAVADLEALSLKDYRAFLAHRRNDGLSPQSQARALSGLRTFFRFLARDQGVSNAAISAIRSPKRPKRLPRPVSVEDAAKLLDEAELDAEEPWLAARDLAVLTLLYGAGLRINEGLSLNHGDLPTTDELRILGKGRKERIVPLLPVVREAIDAYVKLCPYAKTAEDPLFYGARGKRLQSGIVQRLMQRLRARLGLPPSATPHALRHSFATHLLGAGGGLRTIQELLGHASLASTQHYTELDIVDLVSIYEKHHPGA; this is translated from the coding sequence ATGGCTCGCACGCGCGCGCTGATCACCGCCGGGCTCGACCCCGCCCTTTACGCGCCGGAAGTCATCCGGCTGGTGGACGGCTGGCTGCAGAATCTCGACAGCGAACGACGCTTGTCACCCCATACCCTCGACGGCTATGGCCGCGAGATCACGACCTTCCTGCGGTTTCTGAACCAGCATCTCGGCGGCCCGGTGGCTGTTGCGGACCTTGAAGCGCTCAGCCTCAAGGATTACCGCGCCTTCCTCGCCCATCGCCGCAATGACGGCCTGAGCCCGCAATCCCAGGCCCGGGCGCTTTCAGGCCTGCGCACCTTCTTCCGCTTTCTCGCCCGCGACCAGGGCGTGAGCAATGCCGCCATCAGTGCCATACGCTCCCCCAAGCGCCCGAAACGTCTGCCGCGCCCGGTCAGTGTCGAGGATGCTGCTAAACTGCTCGATGAAGCCGAACTCGATGCCGAGGAACCCTGGCTCGCCGCCCGCGACCTGGCCGTGCTCACGCTCCTCTATGGCGCGGGCCTCCGCATCAACGAGGGCCTGTCGCTCAATCACGGTGATCTGCCCACCACTGACGAACTCCGCATTCTCGGCAAAGGCCGTAAGGAACGCATTGTCCCCCTGCTGCCCGTGGTGCGCGAGGCCATCGACGCCTATGTCAAACTCTGCCCCTATGCAAAAACCGCTGAGGACCCACTATTCTATGGCGCGCGCGGCAAGCGCCTGCAATCCGGTATCGTCCAGCGCCTGATGCAACGGCTACGCGCCCGACTCGGCCTGCCGCCGTCGGCCACGCCTCATGCCCTGCGTCATTCCTTCGCCACCCATCTGTTGGGCGCGGGCGGTGGTCTCAGGACCATTCAAGAATTGCTCGGCCACGCAAGCCTCGCCTCGACCCAGCATTACACCGAACTCGATATCGTCGATCTTGTCTCAATCTATGAGAAACATCATCCCGGGGCCTGA